In a single window of the Necator americanus strain Aroian chromosome X, whole genome shotgun sequence genome:
- a CDS encoding hypothetical protein (NECATOR_CHRX.G22572.T1): MKTAIASVLLSAARLCTGSSLFMKKNHRRWTWESPNGATRAYIDHSPTGGGFYLTSRLYHTFVVVLITVSFARKDDLATRWKRRSAIGNEEENKSPKTIVTYSRTPCPKVTGTSKRTQT; this comes from the coding sequence atgaaaacggcaatcgCCTCGGTGCTGCTGTCTGCCGCTCGCCTCTGTACTGGgagttctcttttcatgaagaaaaatcatcgtcggtggacgtGGGAATCACCCAATGGTGCGACTCGTGCGTATATCGAccactcaccaaccggaggtggtttctacttgacgtctcggtTGTACCAtacttttgtagtggttctgatcaccgtctccttcgcaCGAAAagacgacttagccacacgatggaaaagaagatctgctatcggcaacgaagaagaaaacaagtcGCCTAAGACGATTGTtacgtactcgaggactccatgtcccaaggtgactggcacatcgaaaAGGACGCAAACGTGA
- a CDS encoding hypothetical protein (NECATOR_CHRX.G22573.T1): MSQGDWHIEKDANVNYDMPFRGLRACAERASKPRTTNLDRISKTTKELVRRRTLRLDPNASHTERLVANTSCRRASQEDLSKYRQKILEAAQRRTSLKKCRRDLREYNIPLAALLSEDGTRTSSRREMEIITERFHSNLFRSSTHLSSPIIPTGEAPPRILLSLI, translated from the coding sequence atgtcccaaggtgactggcacatcgaaaAGGACGCAAACGTGAACTATGACATGCCgttcagaggattacgagcttgtgctgaacgtgcctcgaagccgcgcacgacaaacttggatcgaatttcgaagaccaccaaggaattggtGAGAAGAAGGACCTTGCGGCTTGATCCGAACGCATCGCACactgagcggttagtagcaaacactagctgtaGAAGAGCATcgcaggaggatctttcgaaatacaggcagaagattctagaagcagcacaaagaagaacgagtctaaagaagtgccgtagggatctccgcgaatataatattccgctagcagctttgttgagcgaagacgggactcgcacgtcttctcgtcgtgagatggaaatcattacggagaggttccactcgaaccttttccgttcatcaactcatTTGTCAAGTCCGATCATCCCTACTGGTGAAGCACCACCACGTATTCTCCTTTCCCTGATTtaa
- a CDS encoding hypothetical protein (NECATOR_CHRX.G22573.T2): protein MPFRGLRACAERASKPRTTNLDRISKTTKELVRRRTLRLDPNASHTERLVANTSCRRASQEDLSKYRQKILEAAQRRTSLKKCRRDLREYNIPLAALLSEDGTRTSSRREMEIITERFHSNLFRSSTHLSSPIIPTGEAPPRILLSLI from the coding sequence ATGCCgttcagaggattacgagcttgtgctgaacgtgcctcgaagccgcgcacgacaaacttggatcgaatttcgaagaccaccaaggaattggtGAGAAGAAGGACCTTGCGGCTTGATCCGAACGCATCGCACactgagcggttagtagcaaacactagctgtaGAAGAGCATcgcaggaggatctttcgaaatacaggcagaagattctagaagcagcacaaagaagaacgagtctaaagaagtgccgtagggatctccgcgaatataatattccgctagcagctttgttgagcgaagacgggactcgcacgtcttctcgtcgtgagatggaaatcattacggagaggttccactcgaaccttttccgttcatcaactcatTTGTCAAGTCCGATCATCCCTACTGGTGAAGCACCACCACGTATTCTCCTTTCCCTGATTtaa
- a CDS encoding hypothetical protein (NECATOR_CHRX.G22574.T1) → MSRLRDPADYVSKAKHRWAGHIMRRIDDRWTKRTLEWIPRDAKRPRGRPPKRWGDVFVTQMDQLRAQLDTAQGSRQGQ, encoded by the coding sequence atgtcccgtcttcgcgacccagcggactatgtatcgaaagcaaagcatagatgggccggtcacatcatgagaagaatcgacgatagatggactaaaagaacgctagagtggatcccaagagatgctaaacgccctcgagggagaccgccaaagagatggggtgacgtgttcgttACACAGATGGACCAGTTGAGAGcccagctggatacggctcaaggatcTCGTCAAGGTCAATAG
- a CDS encoding hypothetical protein (NECATOR_CHRX.G22575.T1), producing MAYRSTSCPSTPDQRSPAEAFLGRRLRTELDLMLPFRDLTNSTRNVKMESQFSRPNGARCRGFEINDAIFAKECRGQKPTWTPGFIACRVGNTTYTVRYGHEVWTRLVNQLRFAAQHRLTLSRMCST from the coding sequence ATGGCATATCGTTCCACTTCTTGCCCGTCTACACCGGATCAGCGTTCTCCTGCCGAAGCCTTCCTGGGACGCCGACTACGAACGGAACTCGATCTAATGTTACCTTTTAGAGATCTCACAAACAGTACACGAAATGTCAAAATGGAATCTCAGTTCAGTCGTCCAAATGGAGCACGATGCCGCGGCTTTGAGATCAACGACGCGATTTTTGCCAAGGAATGTCGAGGACAGAAACCTACTTGGACTCCCGGTTTCATCGCATGCCGTGTTGGAAACACAACTTACACTGTTCGCTATGGACACGAAGTATGGACTCGGCTCGTAAACCAGTTGCGATTCGCGGCACAACACCGTCTAACACTTTCTCGGATGTGTTCGACCTAG
- a CDS encoding hypothetical protein (NECATOR_CHRX.G22576.T1) has translation MEVTLPHRFANECEKVIYPASCCLIRPKKNSSQTKKEALALIFAVQKFHRFIHGRHFTLRTDHKPLLAILGSKKRSSGLQCQPSSAMGHDTAQLQFHYRVYQHKEFRPSGRSFTPRLVTIIDTGGQRDRLNRC, from the coding sequence ATGGAAGTAACCCTCCCACATCGCTTCGCAAATGAATGCGAGAAGGTCATTTATCCCGCAAGCTGTTGCCTGATACGACCAAAGAAGAACTCTAGCCAGACTAAAAAGGAAGCACTCGCTCTCATTTTCGCCGTGCAGAAGTTCCATCGTTTCATCCATGGACGACATTTCACGCTGAGGACTGACCACAAACCACTTTTGGCAATCCtcggaagcaaaaaaaggagttccGGTCTACAGTGCCAACCGTCTTCAGCGATGGGCCACGATACTGCTCAGCTACAGTTTCACTATCGAGTATATCAACACAAAGAATTTCGGCCAAGTGGACGTTCTTTCACGCCTCGTCTCGTCACAATAATCGACACCGGAGGACAGCGTGATCGCCTCAATAGATGCTGA
- a CDS encoding hypothetical protein (NECATOR_CHRX.G22577.T1), with protein MKPAPGIFQQCMDAVIAGIDGTAAYLDDMLVTGRIIGEHSARLEAVFKRIQDYGFRVRIDNCAFLQTEITYLKFVINAQGRHPDPEKIKAIQKMPAPKDVSQLRSFLGLINFYENFVKDLHNLRPSLDTYEKGCCLHTDTGVPVFFRQD; from the coding sequence ATGAAACCAGCTCCTGGTATATTCCAACAATGTATGGATGCTGTGATCGCTGGAATAGATGGAACTGCCGCCTATCTCGACGACATGTTGGTTACTGGTAGAATCATCGGCGAACACAGTGCCCGACTAGAAGCCGTATTCAAGCGGATTCAAGACTACGGATTCCGCGTTCGAATCGACAATTGTGCTTTCCTGCAGACGGAGATCACCTACCTTAAGTTCGTCATCAACGCACAAGGACGACACCCCGATCCAGAAAAGATCAAAGCTATCCAGAAGATGCCCGCTCCGAAGGACGTCAGTCAACTTCGCTCTTTTCTGGGACTCATCAATTTCTACGAAAACTTCGTCAAGGATCTTCACAATCTACGCCCTTCTTTGGACACTTACGAAAAAGGATGTTGTCTACACACGGACACCGGAGTGCCAGTCTTCTTTCGACAAGATTAA
- a CDS encoding hypothetical protein (NECATOR_CHRX.G22578.T1), with protein sequence MPRPQTLWTQARILQKFPGEKKRKSANSVIIASTHAGVVVTHIYHRVQIDGKTVRLRLDTGADVTLLSTADWTAIGRTKLQSPRLTLKSANNEPINVRRCCECNFIIDGHRGYGTCHVADMPSLKGLDWIAQNEPLFRNLTEGSICNISSRTLSILNSSLAAHLRKKFPAVFAPTLGCCTK encoded by the coding sequence ATGCCACGACCGCAGACGCTCTGGACACAAGCGAggattctgcaaaaatttcccggAGAAAAGAAGCGGAAATCTGCCAACAGCGTCATCATCGCTTCGACTCATGCTGGTGTCGTTGTAACCCACATCTACCATAGAGTACAGATTGATGGGAAGACAGTACGCTTGCGTCTTGATACTGGAGCAGACGTAACATTGCTTAGCACTGCAGACTGGACCGCCATAGGTCGAACAAAGCTGCAATCACCCCGTCTAACACTGAAGTCTGCCAACAACGAACCGATCAACGTTCGGCGATGCTGCGAATGCAACTTCATCATTGATGGTCATCGAGGATATGGTACTTGCCATGTAGCTGACATGCCATCGCTTAAGGGCTTAGACTGGATCGCCCAAAACGAGCCACTATTTCGTAACCTGACGGAAGGCTCCATCTGCAACATCTCTTCAAGGACGCTCAGCATCTTGAATTCTTCTCTCGCAGCGCACCTGAGGAAGAAGTTTCCAGCAGTCTTCGCTCCTACACTAGGATGTTGTACCAAGTGA
- a CDS encoding hypothetical protein (NECATOR_CHRX.G22579.T1), translated as MSCPVFLIFHDLPNCFAYAKSCSYYCEDVTPSITGVLNTFLGYFRIRSCETPHRELYVQVFGIFPTSHILVNRTFAALAGFRSNEEVVIETVATLASSCVYIVPTSQNDYEICVRSSAHVEYIFLQQIRIVFPGLLFPLWISPNVYASFRVGKDFRSPPSSVEPRVKFQNSPAIFGLAELLSRHSLGPGSEPGLSAVTAVLPKRACDVPLMDTVADLKELFGHNTSVLGRRYAYLKTQRNEESLREYPGLVNQRLAVTAFNDVTPEHMKWPLWICALVASQDGDVRARAVRKMEDSNHAKGACCRSSALSRYSSG; from the exons ATGAGCTGTCcagtttttctgatttttcacgACTTGCCCAACTGCTTCGCATATGCCAAAAGTTGTTCGTATTACTGCGAGGATGTTACACCTTCTATAACT GGTGTATTGAACACGTTTCTTGGTTATTTTCGTATTCGTTCATGCGAAACCCCACATCGTGAACTCTACGTGCAggttttcggaatttttccgACTTCTCATATACTCGTTAACAGAACCTTCGCAGCACTTGCGGGATTTCGCTCAAATGAAGAA GTTGTTATTGAAACAGTAGCTACTCTTGCCTCATCCTGTGTTTACATTGTCCCTACATCCCAAAATGACTACGAAATTTGT GTAAGATCAAGTGCGCATGTGGAGTATATTTTCCTCCAGCAGATACGCATAGTCTTCCCAGGGCTTCTGTTCCCGCTCTGGATTTCGCCAAACGTTTACGCATCATTTCGCGTCG GTAAGGACTTTAGGTCGCCTCCAAGCTCGGTCGAACCGAGGGTCAAATTCCAAAACAGCCCCGCCATTTTTGGCCTGGCCGAACTGCTGAGTAGACACTCACTCGGGCCAGGCAGTGAGCCCGGTCTATCGGCTGTTACTGCGGTCCTTCCTAAAAGAGCATGCGATGTTCCCTTAATGGACACCGTGGCTGATCTAAAGGAATTGTTTGGACATAACACGTCAGTATTGGGGAGACGCTACGCTTACCTCAAAACACAGCGAAATGAGGAAAGTCTCCGCGAATACCCTGGATTGGTCAATCAGCGCCTTGCCGTGACTGCGTTCAACGACGTCACACCCGAGCATATGAAATGGCCCCTATGGATATGTGCACTTGTCGCTTCGCAGGATGGCGATGTTCGTGCTCGTGCCGTTCGCAAGATGGAGGACTCAAACCACGCTAAAGGAGCTTGCTGCCGAAGTTCAGCACTTTCTCGATATTCGTCAGGATAA
- a CDS encoding hypothetical protein (NECATOR_CHRX.G22580.T2) yields MRGLPARGRSRPKKLVRHRQQHPVRLATLNVGTLTGRSRELADSLRKRRVDICCVQETRWKGFKSRELGDGYKLIYHGTSNRNGVGIILNESFRNSVTAVDRLSDRLMAVKVDTGKVELRIVSAYAPQMGCSEEEKACFWEDLEQYVQSLESEEVLLIGGDFNGHVGSRKDGFESCHGGYGYGARNDDGLQILEYAVASDLIIANTQYRKRKSHLITYTSGGRETQIDFWMLRRRDRRLLQDSKVIPTDHVAAQHHLLVMDLKISRPRKRHPRTETQRIKWWNLKDRKEVFFASVAPSTLPHPTRSVEEMWLSTSSVIRLTAENTLGKTTLGKPKVQKATWFWNEEVQAAIREKKSKYKLWWRTRQPEDRGAYLAAKREAKKAVSKAKSDRYKAVYDMLDTREGERAVYRLVRARHRSTLDMEHTKIVKGADGAVLRRSGQILERWQEYYNHLCNEEFCHPPIPTVPSVEGPVLPITAVEVSAALAKMKSNKATGPDDIPVDIWKLLGDRGSMWLATLFNKIVAEGRTPDVWQTSVTVPVWKGKGDIADCTSYRPIRLLCHTMKIFERVLEARLRKIVSVPLNQCGFVKDCSTIDAIHAVRILLEKHREKNRSVHLAFLDLEKAFERVPHELLWMSMRSHRVPEEYVRWTKLLYAKPTSVVRCAVGTSRPLPVRVGVHQGSSLSPLLFILCMDTITKEIQKQHPWTLLFADDVMLASESRDDLQKQVQSWKDQLQQYGLRLNTSKTEYMECGPRIEDGSIRVDGTELNKVNCFKYLGSKVTSTGDIDQEGRARVNAAWMKWKMATGVLCDKKVPVRLKSKIYRTVVRPVALYGCECWPTTKALERVLHAMEMRMLRWTIGVTLKEKVSNDTVRSIFGVVPITEKMKEARLRWFGHVLRREEDSVAKTALKLDVSGVRPRGRPKIRWLDRVKLDMIDARLCTADAMDRTKWKTRSRKADPATTRDKR; encoded by the coding sequence atgcgagggctaccggctagaggacgaagccggccaaagaagttagtccgccatcgccagcaacatccagtgcgcttggcaacacttaacgttgggacgcttactggaagaagtcgtgaactggcagacagtctcagaaaacgccgtgttgacatatgttgtgtacaggagactcgctggaaaggattcaagtcaagggaattaggcgatggctacaagctgatctaccacggcacatcaaatcgcaatggcgttggtatcatattgaacgagtcgtttagaaatagcgtcacagcggtggatcgactatcggatcgcttgatggctgtaaaagtagatacaggaaaagtggaattgcgaatcgtctctgcttatgcgccacagatgggctgtagtgaagaagagaaggcgtgcttttgggaagatctggagcagtacgtccaatccctggaaagcgaagaagtacttttaatcggaggagacttcaacggacatgtcggttcccggaaagacggattcgagagttgtcatggtggatacggctatggagctcgtaacgacgacgggttgcaaatcctggagtatgctgttgcaagtgacttgatcattgctaacacgcagtatcggaaaagaaaatcgcatttgatcacgtacaccagcggcggtcgtgaaacacaaatagatttctggatgttacgccgacgagatcgccgacttctgcaggattcaaaagtcatccctacagatcatgtcgctgcccaacaccatctgctcgttatggacttgaaaatctcccgtccaaggaagagacatccaaggactgaaacacagcgcatcaaatggtggaatctgaaggatcgaaaggaggtatttttcgcgtccgtggctccatctacacttccccaccctactcgtagtgtggaggaaatgtggttgtctacgtccagcgttatacgcttgaccgcggaaaacactctgggaaaaacgactctaggtaagccaaaggtacaaaaggctacgtggttttggaacgaggaagttcaggcggcaattcgtgagaagaagtccaagtataagctctggtggaggacgcgtcagcctgaagatcggggtgcttacctagcggcgaagagggaggctaagaaggcagtctccaaggcgaagtcggaccgctacaaggctgtgtacgacatgcttgataccagagaaggcgagcgggcagtgtatcgtttagtcagagcacgtcatcgctcaacgttggatatggagcacaccaagatcgttaagggagctgatggagccgttctgcgccgctctggtcagatcctggagaggtggcaagagtactacaatcacttgtgtaacgaagagttctgtcatcctcccatcccaaccgttcccagcgtcgagggtcctgttctaccaattactgccgtcgaagtcagtgctgccctcgcaaaaatgaagtcgaacaaggcaaccggtcctgatgatatacctgttgatatctggaagctgctaggagatcgagggtccatgtggctcgcaactctatttaacaagatcgttgcagaaggacggactccagacgtttggcaaacttccgtgaccgtgcctgtctggaaagggaaaggagacattgctgactgcacctcgtacaggcctatacgactgctctgccatacgatgaagatttttgagcgtgtcctggaagctcgtctgaggaaaattgttagcgttccactcaaccagtgcggttttgtgaaggactgcagcactatagatgctatccatgctgtccgaatcctcctggagaaacatcgagagaagaaccgcagtgtgcatcttgcttttctcgatctcgagaaagctttcgagcgtgtcccacatgagctgttatggatgtccatgaggtcgcatagagtaccagaagaatatgtgaggtggacgaagctgctttatgcgaagcctaccagcgttgtacgatgtgctgttggaacaagcaggccactccctgtacgagtaggggttcatcagggttcatccctctcacctctgctgttcatactgtgcatggacacgataacgaaggaaatccagaagcagcatccgtggactctactctttgccgacgatgtcatgctcgcgtcggagtctcgagatgatcttcagaaacaagtacagtcttggaaggatcagctgcagcaatatggattgcgcctcaacacatcaaaaactgagtacatggagtgcggaccaaggatagaggatggttcaattcgtgttgatggcaccgaattaaacaaggtgaactgcttcaagtaccttggatccaaagtgacttccacaggcgacattgatcaagaaggtcgagcacgtgttaatgctgcatggatgaaatggaaaatggcaacaggggtactgtgcgacaagaaagtccctgttcgactgaagtcgaagatctacaggacggttgtgcgtcctgttgccctttacggatgcgagtgctggccgacaacgaaagccttggaaagagtgctgcacgctatggagatgcggatgttgaggtggacgataggtgtgacgctaaaagagaaagtatccaacgacactgtgcgctccatcttcggtgtcgtcccgataactgagaagatgaaggaggcgcgactgagatggtttggtcacgtattgcggcgggaggaagattctgttgccaaaaccgctctgaagctcgacgtttcaggagtgaggccgcgcgggaggccaaagattcgctggttagaccgtgtgaagctggatatgatagatgcacgtttgtgtacggctgatgcaatggatagaaccaaatggaagacaagaagcagaaaagcggaccctgcaacaacgcgggacaaacgctag
- a CDS encoding hypothetical protein (NECATOR_CHRX.G22580.T1), which yields MCSSEARAYPRSDAHCPRPGNVANMRGLPARGRSRPKKLVRHRQQHPVRLATLNVGTLTGRSRELADSLRKRRVDICCVQETRWKGFKSRELGDGYKLIYHGTSNRNGVGIILNESFRNSVTAVDRLSDRLMAVKVDTGKVELRIVSAYAPQMGCSEEEKACFWEDLEQYVQSLESEEVLLIGGDFNGHVGSRKDGFESCHGGYGYGARNDDGLQILEYAVASDLIIANTQYRKRKSHLITYTSGGRETQIDFWMLRRRDRRLLQDSKVIPTDHVAAQHHLLVMDLKISRPRKRHPRTETQRIKWWNLKDRKEVFFASVAPSTLPHPTRSVEEMWLSTSSVIRLTAENTLGKTTLGKPKVQKATWFWNEEVQAAIREKKSKYKLWWRTRQPEDRGAYLAAKREAKKAVSKAKSDRYKAVYDMLDTREGERAVYRLVRARHRSTLDMEHTKIVKGADGAVLRRSGQILERWQEYYNHLCNEEFCHPPIPTVPSVEGPVLPITAVEVSAALAKMKSNKATGPDDIPVDIWKLLGDRGSMWLATLFNKIVAEGRTPDVWQTSVTVPVWKGKGDIADCTSYRPIRLLCHTMKIFERVLEARLRKIVSVPLNQCGFVKDCSTIDAIHAVRILLEKHREKNRSVHLAFLDLEKAFERVPHELLWMSMRSHRVPEEYVRWTKLLYAKPTSVVRCAVGTSRPLPVRVGVHQGSSLSPLLFILCMDTITKEIQKQHPWTLLFADDVMLASESRDDLQKQVQSWKDQLQQYGLRLNTSKTEYMECGPRIEDGSIRVDGTELNKVNCFKYLGSKVTSTGDIDQEGRARVNAAWMKWKMATGVLCDKKVPVRLKSKIYRTVVRPVALYGCECWPTTKALERVLHAMEMRMLRWTIGVTLKEKVSNDTVRSIFGVVPITEKMKEARLRWFGHVLRREEDSVAKTALKLDVSGVRPRGRPKIRWLDRVKLDMIDARLCTADAMDRTKWKTRSRKADPATTRDKR from the coding sequence atgtgttcttcagaagctagggcgtaccccagaagcgacgcgcattgtcctcgcccgggcaatgtggcaaatatgcgagggctaccggctagaggacgaagccggccaaagaagttagtccgccatcgccagcaacatccagtgcgcttggcaacacttaacgttgggacgcttactggaagaagtcgtgaactggcagacagtctcagaaaacgccgtgttgacatatgttgtgtacaggagactcgctggaaaggattcaagtcaagggaattaggcgatggctacaagctgatctaccacggcacatcaaatcgcaatggcgttggtatcatattgaacgagtcgtttagaaatagcgtcacagcggtggatcgactatcggatcgcttgatggctgtaaaagtagatacaggaaaagtggaattgcgaatcgtctctgcttatgcgccacagatgggctgtagtgaagaagagaaggcgtgcttttgggaagatctggagcagtacgtccaatccctggaaagcgaagaagtacttttaatcggaggagacttcaacggacatgtcggttcccggaaagacggattcgagagttgtcatggtggatacggctatggagctcgtaacgacgacgggttgcaaatcctggagtatgctgttgcaagtgacttgatcattgctaacacgcagtatcggaaaagaaaatcgcatttgatcacgtacaccagcggcggtcgtgaaacacaaatagatttctggatgttacgccgacgagatcgccgacttctgcaggattcaaaagtcatccctacagatcatgtcgctgcccaacaccatctgctcgttatggacttgaaaatctcccgtccaaggaagagacatccaaggactgaaacacagcgcatcaaatggtggaatctgaaggatcgaaaggaggtatttttcgcgtccgtggctccatctacacttccccaccctactcgtagtgtggaggaaatgtggttgtctacgtccagcgttatacgcttgaccgcggaaaacactctgggaaaaacgactctaggtaagccaaaggtacaaaaggctacgtggttttggaacgaggaagttcaggcggcaattcgtgagaagaagtccaagtataagctctggtggaggacgcgtcagcctgaagatcggggtgcttacctagcggcgaagagggaggctaagaaggcagtctccaaggcgaagtcggaccgctacaaggctgtgtacgacatgcttgataccagagaaggcgagcgggcagtgtatcgtttagtcagagcacgtcatcgctcaacgttggatatggagcacaccaagatcgttaagggagctgatggagccgttctgcgccgctctggtcagatcctggagaggtggcaagagtactacaatcacttgtgtaacgaagagttctgtcatcctcccatcccaaccgttcccagcgtcgagggtcctgttctaccaattactgccgtcgaagtcagtgctgccctcgcaaaaatgaagtcgaacaaggcaaccggtcctgatgatatacctgttgatatctggaagctgctaggagatcgagggtccatgtggctcgcaactctatttaacaagatcgttgcagaaggacggactccagacgtttggcaaacttccgtgaccgtgcctgtctggaaagggaaaggagacattgctgactgcacctcgtacaggcctatacgactgctctgccatacgatgaagatttttgagcgtgtcctggaagctcgtctgaggaaaattgttagcgttccactcaaccagtgcggttttgtgaaggactgcagcactatagatgctatccatgctgtccgaatcctcctggagaaacatcgagagaagaaccgcagtgtgcatcttgcttttctcgatctcgagaaagctttcgagcgtgtcccacatgagctgttatggatgtccatgaggtcgcatagagtaccagaagaatatgtgaggtggacgaagctgctttatgcgaagcctaccagcgttgtacgatgtgctgttggaacaagcaggccactccctgtacgagtaggggttcatcagggttcatccctctcacctctgctgttcatactgtgcatggacacgataacgaaggaaatccagaagcagcatccgtggactctactctttgccgacgatgtcatgctcgcgtcggagtctcgagatgatcttcagaaacaagtacagtcttggaaggatcagctgcagcaatatggattgcgcctcaacacatcaaaaactgagtacatggagtgcggaccaaggatagaggatggttcaattcgtgttgatggcaccgaattaaacaaggtgaactgcttcaagtaccttggatccaaagtgacttccacaggcgacattgatcaagaaggtcgagcacgtgttaatgctgcatggatgaaatggaaaatggcaacaggggtactgtgcgacaagaaagtccctgttcgactgaagtcgaagatctacaggacggttgtgcgtcctgttgccctttacggatgcgagtgctggccgacaacgaaagccttggaaagagtgctgcacgctatggagatgcggatgttgaggtggacgataggtgtgacgctaaaagagaaagtatccaacgacactgtgcgctccatcttcggtgtcgtcccgataactgagaagatgaaggaggcgcgactgagatggtttggtcacgtattgcggcgggaggaagattctgttgccaaaaccgctctgaagctcgacgtttcaggagtgaggccgcgcgggaggccaaagattcgctggttagaccgtgtgaagctggatatgatagatgcacgtttgtgtacggctgatgcaatggatagaaccaaatggaagacaagaagcagaaaagcggaccctgcaacaacgcgggacaaacgctag